The region CGGCCTTAGTGAAGGTTAGAAAGAAGGAAACGAGCCGCGACAGAGCTCCTTTAAATATGTCACGGCGTATATGTCTCTTACACTGTTTCGTATTTTCTCTGTTTCCTGTTCACAGGTCCAGTGTTCATTGTTGGCTGTAACCACTTGAGGGCAACAAAATACTTTGTTAAGACTGTGACTGAGGGTTGTCCAAACCCGTGGACAGGACATCCTTGTAGCAGCTATTTTCGGTATTGGCTTGGCTTTTGCAGAGACTGCAGTGATGGTGGGTGTCCCCTCATGGGCTACAAAGCTGACGAAACCAAGTTGAAGGGAGAATTTTATCTCAAAACAGACACCTGGGACACGTTATGCCGTgagcttttttctttattattatttatttgcatGCCTGAGTCCCCTAGTGTTGGTAGCATTATAAAGGTTGGTAACAGCATAAGCAGGTTAAAAGTCATTAACACGAGTGCCAGgcttaaaatgttttgaaagcaGATATCATTTCGAAATGGTTGCGTCATCTTCAATAGGGATCTTTAGCATCGACGATTTCAACGGCTACGGCCACGCCGAGAATCTGATTcgttgaacgaggaaaaataagcagcCTGAACATTTGctgttttgatgacaacttgagcaaacaacagtaaatgtttaatttttggtGTACTTACTTTCAACGGCGCTCCCCGCAGTCTAGTTGTAGAGTACTTCACCGGCAACATTTTATAACAAGATGGCTTAATCGTGAAACTGTCACaattgcgcaaatgtttattttcaagtgatgttTTCCTCGGCCCTGCCGTCGAGGTTGCTTAGGTTGACTAAgcataaagaaaaatttgggAGGAGTGCATCATGAATTCCAGAAGAAACAGACATTTCTTCATCTGTGTCTGCCATTTACACTAATTGGAATCCTTTGAATACGAAATATTGGGCCCCAGATGTAATGATGAGTTTCTCATAACCTAAGAGCATCACCCTTTGGTTTTGCTTCAGAAGCAAACGATTCATATTAAGTTATACACAGGAAAAGCGTAGTggacaattatttattttcattaattctCCATCTTTTCTACCATCAGCTGAAGCataaaattcttcaaaaaagAATTGACGACAGGTTGTGAGTAacattcattttagtttttaggATGTTGGGAAATTAATAGGCTCATCACATGATACCTCATCACCTGATGTggctgcaattttttttcatattccaCAATTTTTATTGAGAGACTACATATTTGTCGGTTTTTTGATGTTCAACttgataatagggagcttaagcagccacgacgacgacgggaatgaaaaccccacaaattgcatatttgaaaatggaacacagtatttttgcacgctttgcacgtgcatttttcatcttttggcattttgaagacattctcgttctttctacgacgtgaaatgacctgttctGCAATTGTGTCGACGACGAGAGCATATGataacaaatgttcaattttgtcttcttatgtccctagtgctggttccaatttaattccaggatagtgagatcacattaattttttgaaacataatgactttcaataattgaaaaatgattacGGAAACGcaaagtgacattttcagatgactttctcgcttccgtcgacgtcgtgcttgtttaagctccctaatgtttCTTATGTTGAGAAAACTAATGTTAATAGTTCAGCCAAACCGTGCACAACATCAGCACCATATAAAAGATAAATTGCCAACTACATTGCAAAATAAGGAAGAAACCTATTACTGGTCGGGGTTACTTGACATTACAAAGCACAGTTACAAGGTCTAAATATGATCGTGCAATTTTGAGGATAACCGTGAATTGGAcccaaaaaatttaaatatcaTTATCACGGCTTGAGTAATGCAGACCTTTTGTGATCatatgaaaatgattttcattATGATTAATTTCTTGTCCTTTTCTCCTTATAGCAGGACACAGGACGCTTCAGTGATACATTTGGAACTGTTCATTCTACTCTATTGATTGGTGATGGCATGTTAGTATAGTTTTGGttagaaaattaaaacacCTCATGTAgtttaaatgaaatgtttctaAGAAGTAAAGATATGTCTTATGAAAGTGATGAATAAAACACTCAGTTCAACGCACTGATGGtatggtttttttctttatttaatcaTTTGGAGAAACAGGAGACAGAAAGCAACATAAAAAGACGAACAAAAGTGCTAACGTCCATAAAAGGACTTCTtctttcattcctttttttattttttccgaTTCCCTTTCAGTTAACACGAAAACATGAACACATTTATAGTATTGCAAACGTCGTTGATGGTCGTTTTCCCAGCTTTCTTGTTTGAGTTCTGATTTGACACACAAATTAAATCCACTTTCTGTGACACAAAGACAATAACCTCTTATGAGAGTGGAGAGATTGAAATCACAAATAATAATCTTggctttgaaaacaaactaacaGACATAAATAACAAgcgaacaaacaaacaacaaaaacaacgaaCATTTCGTTTTTCATCAAATGCGCATATGTGCTAGTATATACCGTAAATGCTATCTAGTTTGTGCCAGTGCGCACCAACACGAACCGTATAAAATATAACACGACCTAATATACAATAAAAGGTGCGTCGGTCAACGAACACCAACCACAACATTATCTTCCTTTCCTCCACTTCGGAAGCCTAGTACGACTCCCTGTCTGTCTTCCTGTTATTATAAGTGAATATTAAATGGTTCTTCTTAGAAATCATTAAAATTTACTACTTGCTCAGCGAGGAAATATAGGTTACAAATTATCGAGGTATGCTCTATCTAACCTATCACAATTATGTCGCTGTGGAAAATGAGCTTTTGTGTACgtgatatttttatttcattgtattATTTACTTACTTATTTCAGTGATCTATCAGACCTCAACAAAAAACTTAGTATAATTTTTTGCCGTGCAAACATAACTGCATGATCGTTCTTTTGCGATCATTACTTTGCTACGTAAAGCTGGATTTTGATGCAACAGAAAGTGACTCAAGGAAATCATGTCTGACATAAACGCTTGCTATAATTTTATCCAACAATAGAAACTGGTAATTTTAATCCtcgttgaaaataattatcatcgCCATGTTGCGTAAAGTAAAACTTGCTAAAGAGATCAAAGTTGCCTGGAGTTCTGGTACAAATAAAAGTAACTTCGAAAGTTATTTCCCTGTATTCTCAAATTATTACGATTAGTTTTGCTCTCGTTATTGCACGCGCCATTGAATTCATGAGAAGACTGATGCAAattttatacatatatatgtatatataccaGAAAAGAGCATTtaaaccacaaaaaaaaattcaacttaCAACTTAGAAGAACATCTAACCACCCAACCGACGTTAGCGAGGTAGCAGGTTCGATTCCTTCTTAAACTCTGAATATCAGTAGTTCGTTCACCCGTTGCCATACATTTGTCATTACAATTTTTCCACGCACGGGTGGGTTAAACGTCATTCCATCGATCGTTCTTTCATGTAGGAGAACCGTTCAAAATTCCTTGTGATCTACAGGGATTGCTAAAGTTGTTTTTGTACAAGCCCAAAATCTTGGAGAGACATTTGTATCACCCGAAAAGTTCCTAGATTTTGTTGGGACTTTGCAGATCAAAATGGGAACGACAAAAAATTCTTTAGAATAAAATGATCCTTTTGTAAGTGAGTTTGCAATCTTGCTTCCTTCTCAATGCCGATCACAGACCGACCTTTCTAAATCACAGCATTGGTTAATTTACCCTTCAGCAAGCGTAATGGACTGTTTCCTGCTCAGTGTTACAAACCTATCTTATTTGGTGATTTCTTGAGAACGGAACGGATGAATCTAGGAGATCACCATGGCTGACTTCAACCTGAAATCTACCGTTTCTTGCCCCCACTTTAATTCCATTTCTTACCAATACGCCTGTCCgatttaaagtaaaaaaactgTTTCGTTGTTCCAGTCTACTCAAAACCGATTAGTTTTCCATATTCAGTAAACTTTAGTTTTCCCCTTTTGTCCATTAAATTAAAGCCCTGTTTATCAAACCGTAGTTAAACTTATCCTGGTTGTTTAATGtcaagaaataattttctcaAGATTGTGACCCTCTGGTTTTGATTAATACTATTTCCTCGCCTACGACTGCAGAGTTGAAACGTTTGAAAACGGCCTTCGAATATATGATCTTAAACGTGTAAGCATTTCCTTATCTTTGTTTATATACgcatttttgttctttaaagAGGCCTAAATTCCTCAAACTGGGCAACAACGCTTCTTAAGAGGAATGGAATGTATTTCAGAGCGCGTTGTGtatcaatttaatttgaaaattaattatctaAGATAATGACTATATTCATTACGTTGCTGGGATCTCAATTCGAGCAGAAACATTCGAGATCATTTGTCACGAATTAAACAATTCATGCAGTTGCTCATTTTATTAGCCTTTTACTTTGCAAGCCCAAAATGAGTTAAATGTCCagtaagtaaaataatttggacTTCTTCTATTCCAAAATTTGTTACTAAACATTATCGCTGAGCATGCTCCACCGTCCAAAAAAATGTGCCGTTCACACCTACAACCAATTGTTGTTTTCTCTTATTATTACCATTGATGCGCTCTGATTGACAGCTTGACATCTGAATGGCAAAGGTTGTACTTAAATACAGCGCTTCTTCATTCTTCGACCTTAAACAAGAAAGGTCATTGGAGTTAACAAGAGGGGAACCAAGTCCAGTCAGCTAGGgtaaaaattgctttttactattactattactattgttGTCACTATTTTTATTCTATgattatttcttctttcttttttttggtttactAAAATATCTTAGGGAAAGAGGAGAAGGGTTTCTTAAGTGAACGCAGCTATCGTTTTTCCTATAATACAAACCATATGTGTACACGATCAGACACAAAGCCAAGAGAGAAGTTAAATTCGAGGGTATGGTCTAGGAGTCATGCTAGGGTATCGTATTGGTCAAAGAGCTTGGATCTCCTTTGTTCAATTGATTCACGACCACAAGTGTGACCCTTTTTCAGTTAGCTATTCCTGAGTTGCTACTTCGGCGCGCGCAAACCTCTGCTAAGAAAGAACTGAAGGTTATGACGGGTTACcgttttttataaaataactaagaaaGTACGCGCgatctgattggccgagaagcGTGGTTGTATGAGAGTACATGGTTGTGTGTCGTAAAGATACACGAACACGCCATCACCAGATttttgaaatgtaagttttgattggtcagttaaGAAATGCCATGTCAAagtaatgttgtaggaagatacgctttgatcaataaaatgattttttttttatcttttcgtgcgttgtagtttttagaggaagttattttataaaagcaacagaaactgttttcctgtgtttgcatagcctgatacaAACACTCGAGGGATTGGGAGAactctcgacagttatgcaaacccttgacttcgtctcgggtttgcataactgtctcgaattctcccaacccctctcgtgtttaaatcaggctatgcaaacacggaaaacgtttatATGTACAATCAATTCAAAGATTTCTCTCATGTAATTCACAGTTATTCATTCACCTCGAAACTTTCTTATCGAATGAACTCGAATatgatcatttttcagttggCTTGATAGCCTAGAAGGCGGAGCCGAATTCAGCGCGCTACGGTTATCGATTCAAGTCTTCTTCAAGCCTCCATTTTTCAGGTTTCCCTTGTTATGGCTAAGGCTGGTTAATCAATTGATCTCTTTGGATGTTGTTCACGAGACTTTTCCTTTTAGGTTTGCGATAGCGAAGCAATGAAGATGCTATTGATGCTGGTTTTTTTTAGCAGTTTCTTTGCGATGGGAGATTCTATTCCAGTCGGTAAGAGACaaatcctttcatttttttcaataattaaagGATATATCATGATTACTTCAAGTGTTTAACCACTATAATCGTCGTTAAAACCTTGAAATACTTAGCTATTTGCATTAAAAGGTTTAGAGTTATTTCAATTCAACAGAATTGTGACGCATGAAATTCTAGACGTTATTCATCACTACGCAATTAGAAAGCAATCAACTTAgtctgtatttaatttttcaaggaaaacCTATAATGATAGCCTCAATAAACAACGAATTAGCGAGTTGACGAATAACCAATATCCAGTTTTTCTCACAGTAGAGAATACTCAACGCCATATTATAATTTACTAGAAATAATCAATTTTgataacattttaaaatttaactCAATTGTATTTACACTTAAAATTCTcgacaaggaaaaaaaggactTTCCACCTATATTCTCGAGCTTTGTCATGCCAGCTGTAGACTTACACTCGCATCACTCTTAAAGTCTCTTTCTGAACCTGCTGTTAGAAAGCAatataaaacatttcttcttTCCCATCAGCAATAGTAAATGTCATAGTATGCGCTTTGTTTATTGTATGATGACGAGTAAATGAGCGCCTAGGTTAAGCTGTGCTTTAACTAGTACGATTTTTATTGTAGTGTCAATAATATGcccttaatttaattttaagtaaTATAAatcttggtttctttttcgATTGTATTTCAAATATGACCGTGTCCAAGACATAAGCTTCGCGGGCAGGGTGGTGTCTtaaaactgaccattttatGTTTAGATCGCTTTTGCCACGCATGTGCTTCCACACAAGCTTGGAAAGTTCCGTCTCCTTTCCATGTTTCGCGTTCTTGAAAGATTGCTACTGTAGGTGTTGCTGTTGTCCGCGCTCGTCACTTCGGCCTGGTATACACCATTATGCATATAGTTCTTCtattgagcactctggcagcaGTTCTACACATTTATATTTCGTTGAATTATATTTTTCTGAAAACGAAAGAGCTCCTTTTTCAAATACCTTTACAGGAATGCCGCAAGTCTGCTATGGAAAGTATGGCTGCTTCAATCAGTTTCCACCATTTGCCAACATACTGATGAAACTCCCTCAAAGCCCGGACGTAGTTGGCGCGAAATTTCATCTGTACACGAGAGAAAACACAGACGCCAACTCAGCCCAAGAACTCGATGACAGTGATCTAAGCAAACTCACAGCCTCAAATTTTAACATATCTCGACGGACAATAATTGTGTGCCATGGATGGACAGGTAAGGCGAAATTTAAGGCTCATTTGTTAGCGAAAAAAGAACCATGCAAGCGTGAAGGTTATTATCCCTTATTTACTGCGTCTCTGCCTTGACTAGGCTTGCTATGGCTTGCTGGTTAGTCTCAATAAGGACGAAAGGCGGTCCATGGATGTGCATAAGAAATAGGCCGTCCGCATGTGTATGGTACGGGCTCCAAGTGTGTGTATAGTTGTGTCTGCAGAATTAGTAGTAAGTTTAAAATGACAATGATCTTCATGATGTTGACGACGAAGTtgataaaaaacaataatcataattGATAACATCATACATTTCTTCATCAGTCACAAAAGAACTACAGTAACTAATGGTTGTTTGTGACGAACAAGACTGGTACCTAATCTGGTAAGGGGTTTTTCACAAGTGCGATCCAGCAACTTCGCAATTTCACaaataaaattgcaaattaagagtgacaaaattaaggaataatttttcacccaTGAGAAAAGGATATTAACAACCGGTGTTATTAACTGAACCATTTCGATTTCGTAGAAAATGGCGCTGGATACTACGACTGGATGATCCGATTGAAAGACGCCCTTCTAGTTAAAGGAGATTTCAATGTCATTTTGACGGATTGGAGTGTAGGAGCCAACCAATTATACGGTCAGTCCGCTGGAAACACTCGGCTGGTCGGAGCAATTGCTGGCGAACTTATACAGTTCTTAATTTACAACAATGGCAACACAGATGATTTGGCTGATAACTTCTATTTTATTGGATTCAGTCTCGGTGCTCAAATTGCCGGGTACACGGGAAGTTACCTGCAGACGAAGTACAGTAGAAAAATTGGTCGTATTACTGGTAAGGTTCAGTGCAAGATAAGATTGATGTTTATCTATACATGCTGATGTATGAAGCTTGATGCTTTATCTTAATCTGAAAATGGCAGTCAATCGATGATTTCAAAGCATGTGCGACCACAAGCATCGCAACCATCACGTCAACTGTGACCCGCGAAAGCACATTGGTATCAAGACTTTTTGAGACTCAAAAACTACTTCATGTACTTAAGTAAGGTTAAATTGCCTCTTTCCATTTTATCCACGATCTCATCTCAGGTTGCTTTTGATATTGTGTAGGTTTAGATCCTGCCAGCCCACATTACACTGGAATGGATAATGCAGTCAAACTGGATCAAGGAGACGCCAAATATGTTGATGTTATTCACACAAACTTGCCTCTGATAGGAACTCCAGACCGAGCGGGTCATACTGACTTTTATCCAGATGGTGGAAGCGTCCATCCAGGCTGCGCGAACGACGCCATGGGTAATTTTTTGCTAGTTACTAAGCTCGTCTCCTGCGCCCTCCGTTCTTGTCGTGACCTCAATAACGTTCTAATTGCAAGGTTAACATCATTCTGTGATCACCAAGTCGGCTAGTTTACCGTAAGAAATCCTTAGTGCTGCCCTTCTGACCCAAGGAATAATTCCCTAATTTCAAATATGTATTTAGATAAGAGGAAAAAGGAAGCCAAAATGTTAATTCATTGAAGAACACCGTCTTCGGTCTCCCGGTGTATTCACAACTCATCAATAGCACTTTTTTGCTTGTTGAATTACTTAGATTTCTAAATTGTTGGCAATTAATGTGAAAATCGTTTAAACTTATTGGGATGAGAATATACGGGCCGTGGGAAGACCTTGGAAAAGAAAGTTGTCCaatctttgtttctttgcttttctacACAGACGTTGTTTTTACCGTTAGTTGTAACCATCTGAGAGCTACAGAGTACTACGTCAAGACTGTGACTGAGGATTGTCCAAACCTGTGGACAGGACATCCTTGCGGAAGTTATCTATCATATTCGTTTGGCTTTTGCAACGGCTGCGGTGATGGTGGGTGTCCCCTCATGGGCTACAGAGCTGAGGAAACCAAGTTGGAGGGAGAAT is a window of Acropora palmata chromosome 4, jaAcrPala1.3, whole genome shotgun sequence DNA encoding:
- the LOC141879671 gene encoding pancreatic lipase-related protein 2-like, with product MKMLLMLVFFSSFFAMGDSIPVGMPQVCYGKYGCFNQFPPFANILMKLPQSPDVVGAKFHLYTRENTDANSAQELDDSDLSKLTASNFNISRRTIIVCHGWTENGAGYYDWMIRLKDALLVKGDFNVILTDWSVGANQLYGQSAGNTRLVGAIAGELIQFLIYNNGNTDDLADNFYFIGFSLGAQIAGYTGSYLQTKYSRKIGRITGLDPASPHYTGMDNAVKLDQGDAKYVDVIHTNLPLIGTPDRAGHTDFYPDGGSVHPGCANDAMDVVFTVSCNHLRATEYYVKTVTEDCPNLWTGHPCGSYLSYSFGFCNGCGDGGCPLMGYRAEETKLEGEFFLNTDTSDTLCPKA